TCATGATGTCAGCGCCCGCCTTGCGCGGCACCTGGATCTCCAGGTTGACGCGCGCGCGATTGGCGTTCTGCACGCCGCCGGTGCCGGTCGAGTCGACGATGACCACCGAGCCTTCCACCGTGATCTTGGGCGTCCGCGCCTGGTTCATCTGGTCGCCTTCGCCTTGCGACGACGCGATCGCGGTCGTGTTCGTCACCACGTGCAGCTTGTTGTCGTTCGAGACCGTGAGCTTCACGTCCCCGCGTTCGTTGACGACCCGAAGCGAGGAGTTCGCCGGGAAGTCGTGCTCCTGGGTGCCGGTGTAGGTGTACTTATTGCAGATGCCGAAGCAGATGGGTTCGCCGTCGATCTCCCACTCGCGGTCGCCGAGCGCGCCGCCATACTTCCACACGCCGGTGGCGGCCGACCCGAGAATGATCACGAAGATGATGAGGAACACGCCGCCCACGCCGATGCCGGCTGGACGGTAGCCCTCGCGCTGCGCGTGCCAGTACTCGAACAGCTTGATCACGCCCCACAGGATCAGCAGCAGCGGCCAGTACTTGGCGAACAGCAGCCCGATGTTGTGCCAGCCGAGCAGGCCCATGTTGCCGAGCAGGAAGATGATGCCGAGCGTGATCAGCACCACCGGCCCGGCGAACGAGCGCCGGGGCGGCGGAGGAGGCGCCTGCGGAGGCAGGGCAGCAGGCGGTGGCGGCGTGACAGTCGAGCTAGCCATGGTTCACCTTGTCCGAAGTGGAGTCAGTACCGGCGGCCGGTTGCAGGAAGCCGGAGTGTTGCAGGAGCATGGCCGCGCCGATGGCGATCAGCAGGAGAGGCCAGGTGTCCTCGAAGTCGTAGCGCGTGAATTGCTGCACCAGGAAGAGCACGCCCACGGTGATCATCGCGACCGGACCGACGAAACCTTTGCGTTGCATGCTTCCTCCTTAGCTCGCTGCCGGGCGATTGCGCATCAGCAGGCGCACGCCGAAGAAGATGAGGATCAGCGGCCACAGCTTGCCCAGCCAGTACATCCGGAACATCCCCATGTTGCTGAGGAAGAACAGCAGGCCCATGCCGATGAGGATGACGGCGCCGACCGGCACCTTCCCCTGGGGTGCAGCCTGCTCGGCGGGGGCAGTGGCGGCCGGGGCGCTCGATTCATGCACGCCGACCGAGCGATAGATGCCGAGCGGGTCCGGCGTCGGCAGGCCGAGCTGCTTGGCCTTGGCCGACCGGTAGGCGTCGAAGATCTGGTAGAAGTAGAAGAACGCGATCATCAGGCCGAACAGCGGCTCGGCGCCGCCCGCGTTCTTGACCGCGACGATGAGCAGCGCGAAGAGGCCGCAGTGCAGGATGGCCTTCCCCACCTGTCCGTTGTAGACCTGGCCCACGCCGAACGGGAAAAAGCCGGCGAGCACCGCCGCGAGCGCGGGGTTGGGGGCGTTCGGGACCACTACGGCGCCCGGCGCGCCGGCCACGGCGGCTCCCGCCGCCGGCAGCGTGTCGCTCAGGCGCGCGACGATGCAATCCTCGCAGTAGATCACCCCGCGGACGTCGCGCTTGCACTCCTCGCAGATCGCCTTGCCGCACGTGCGGCAGAACGCGGTGGAGGGAGTCTGTGGATGGTTGGCGCAGTTCATGCTTCGCTCCTGTCTGCATCGAATACGATCTGGGGCCGCGCTTCCGCCAGCTGGATCGCGGGACGCTCGAGCGAATAGCGCTCGTTCTTCTCTCGCTTGTCGTTGTTCTCGCGATTCTGCTCGCTGGTGTCGGAGCCCGGTCCTTGCGGCTGCTTCTGCTGCTGCTGTTTCTGGTCCGGCTGCGGCTGCGGCTGCTCGTCCTGCGAGTTGGTCGCGTTGCGCAGGTCGCGCAGCGTCGACTGCACCTGGTACACGAACCGCAGGTTCTCGTAGTAGCGCGTCACGCGCCCGGTGGTCTCGTAGTAGCCCTTCACCACGTTGCTCTTCACCGCGCTCGGCCGCAGGTCGAGGTTCTTGACGTCGGAGAGCTGCACGCCCGCCACGTTCAGCACCAGCATGATCGAGAAGAAGGCCATCGCGAACGACATGCCGAAGCGCGGCGTCATGAGCGCGGCGAACATCGGCCGCAGGCTCCACGACCACTCGCGCGCCGCCTTCTCTTCCACCGTCCGCGGCGCCACCTCGCTGGTGACGTTCAGGATCTTCTGCACCAGGTAGGCCGGCGGCTCCAGTTCGGGCAGCCCGCGCAGCAGGCTGCGGCCTTCCTGGGCCAGCACCATCGCGGGCGCGCACAGCGGGCAGCCGGCCGCGTGCCCGGCCATGCGGGCCATCTCCGCCGGGCTCAGCAGCCCGTCGATGGCCTCGGCCAGCAGCCCGTCAAACTCGGCGCAATTCATCGGTTTGTGACCCGTCTCGGTCATCACATCACCTGCCTATGGGTACGTTGCAATAGCCTTGCCAGTTCCGTCCGTCCGCGATTGATGCGCGATTTCACCGTGCCCTCCGGAACCTTCAAAATGGCCGCAATCTCCCTGTAATCCATGTCTTGCAAGTCCCGCAGGATGACCGCCTCGCGCAGCTCGGGTGAGATCTTGCCCAGCGCCTGCTGCACCAGCTTTTGCGTCTGTTGGCTGCGGACGCGGTCTTCCGGCCCGGCCTTGGGGTCGGCGAGCTGCTCGGCGGGCGTGGGCGCGTCCTCGTCCTGCTGCGGCGCGGCGTCCAGCGAATCGGTGATTCGGTCCTGGCGCGATTTGCGGAAGTGGTCGACCAGCAGGTTGCGCGTCAGCGTGGTCACCCACGAGACGAACGCCCCGCGCTCCACGTCGTAGCTCCGGAGCGACCGGTACATCTTGATGAAGACCTCCTGCGTGAGGTCCTCGGCCTCGTCGGGCGAGCCGGTGAAGCGGTAGCACAGGTTGTAGATGCGCCGGTTGTAACCGCGCACGAGCTCTTCCCAGGCGGCTGCGTCGCCCGCAACGGCGCGACGGACCAATCCGGCGACGGCCTGGATGTCTTCCAACCAGAGCTCCCCAGGGACCCATGTGAACCGCTTCCTCACTCCCTGGTACGCAAGCGGTCCGCGCGAAGTTCCCTAACTGTAAGGAAAGAAAAGGCATTGTAGCGGAAAGCGAGGCTTCGTGCAGGGCCGCGAGGACCATCTGCTGCGCGTCCAGAGAAGCCGCAGGATCAAGCACTTACGGACGACGGTCTCGCGTCGCCGGCGCGGCCGGCGCCGCCCGCGCGAAGAAGCGGCGAAACCGGCGGCCGGCACTGGCGACGCTCGGAAAAGGCAGAGCAGCCTCTGGTCAGGTGCTTGCAACTAAACGTGGCACGGGAGGGAATCAGCCCCTTCGTCAGCCGCAGCGCCCGGCAGTGGCGTGTGGCGCTCCTCTCCCGCGGATCAAAGGACCAAGGGACCCAGGGCCATGAGTTTCAATCGCAGGGACTTTCTCAAGATCGCCGGCACCACCGGCGCGGCGATCGTCGGCAACGGATGTCGCGGGCTCACCAACGGTGGCGACGGCAACGGCAATGGCGGCGGCGGCACGCCGCCACCTCCGCCTCCCGGCGGCGGCGACATCAACGCCGTCGAGCACATCATCTTCACCATGCAGGAGAACCGGTCGTTCGACCACTACTTCGGGCGGCTGCCGCAGTATCGCCAGGCCAAGGGCATTCCGGGCACGGTCGACGGCCTGCCCGAGGGCGCCAGCAACCCGTCGTACGACAAGTCGACGACGATCCCGTCGCACCACATCGAGACCGACCGCCACGAGAACCTGAGCCCCGGCTGGCGCGAGAGCCATCGCTGCTGGAATCGGCAGGACCCGGAGTCGCCGACCGCCACGCTCGATGGCTTCGTCTTCAGCGCAGCGAATTACTCGCGCAACACCACAGAACCCGCCTGCGATTTCGAAGGCGTGCGCGCCATGGGTTATTACGACGAGCGCGACTTGCCGTACTACTACCGGCTGGCTTCCGAATTTGCCATGAGCGATCGCTACTTCTCGAGCGTGCTGACGGCCACGCAGCCCAACCGCATGTACCTGCTCTCGGGCTCGAGCCACGGGTATATCCGGCCCCTCAGCTCCGCCAACGGTGACAAACCCATCCAGGCGCCTGCCATCTTCGATGTGCTGGAAGAGAAGGGGATCAGCTGGAAGATCTACATGGTGAACAAGTCCGATCCCGGCGAGTTCAGTTATTACGCGCTCTTCCAGGGCTATTACAACAAGGGCGGCCGGAACAATCCCAAGATCGTGGACGCCGAGGAGTTCTTCACCGACGCCGCCAGCGGGAACCTGCCGCAGGTCGCGATGTTCGAATCCGGGGTGGGCAGCGGCCTCGACGAGCACCCGCGGAATGACATCCAGAAGGGGGTCGCGATGATGCGCCGCTTCTTCAACGCCGTCATGAAGAGCCCGGCGTGGGGCAAGTCGGTCACGTTCTTCAACTACGACGAGGGCGGCGGTTTCTTCGATCACGTCGCGCCGCCGAGCGCGCCCAAGCCCGACAACATCGAGCCCTTCCTCGGGCCCGACGATCCGGCCGGCAGCTTCGATCGCTACGGCTACCGCGTGCCATTCGTCGCCGTGTCACCGTTTGCACGCAAGAACTACGTCTCGCACACCACCGCGGACCACACCTCGATCCTGAAGTTCATCGAGAGGCGCTTTGGCCTGCCGGCGCTCACCAGTCGCGACGCCGCCGCGCATGACCTGCTCGACATGTTCGACTTCGCGGGCGCGCCGTGGGCCACTCCGCCCGACCTGAGCGGCGTCCCGGTGCCCACGGACGACCAGAACATCTGCAACGTGTAGAGACTCGGAAGGCCGGGCCGCGCTGCGGCGCGGCCTTCCCCTTTTTGCGGCAACCGCGCAGCCGCGGCCCGGACTCTCATCCCGGAGGAGAACATCCGATGCCCGCACGCAAGAAACCGAGCAGGAAGAAGAGCAACAAGAAGGCCGTGAAGCGCACCACCCGCATCGTCCGCGCGCGCTTCGCGCCCCGCACCAGCGTGGTGGAGAAGCCCGTGGTCGTCGCGCTCGCCGCCGCCGCGCCCGTCGCCGACGAGATCACCGAGCA
The DNA window shown above is from Terriglobales bacterium and carries:
- a CDS encoding B-box zinc finger protein; the protein is MNCANHPQTPSTAFCRTCGKAICEECKRDVRGVIYCEDCIVARLSDTLPAAGAAVAGAPGAVVVPNAPNPALAAVLAGFFPFGVGQVYNGQVGKAILHCGLFALLIVAVKNAGGAEPLFGLMIAFFYFYQIFDAYRSAKAKQLGLPTPDPLGIYRSVGVHESSAPAATAPAEQAAPQGKVPVGAVILIGMGLLFFLSNMGMFRMYWLGKLWPLILIFFGVRLLMRNRPAAS
- a CDS encoding DUF5668 domain-containing protein encodes the protein MQRKGFVGPVAMITVGVLFLVQQFTRYDFEDTWPLLLIAIGAAMLLQHSGFLQPAAGTDSTSDKVNHG
- a CDS encoding sigma-70 family RNA polymerase sigma factor, which translates into the protein MEDIQAVAGLVRRAVAGDAAAWEELVRGYNRRIYNLCYRFTGSPDEAEDLTQEVFIKMYRSLRSYDVERGAFVSWVTTLTRNLLVDHFRKSRQDRITDSLDAAPQQDEDAPTPAEQLADPKAGPEDRVRSQQTQKLVQQALGKISPELREAVILRDLQDMDYREIAAILKVPEGTVKSRINRGRTELARLLQRTHRQVM
- a CDS encoding DUF4097 family beta strand repeat-containing protein, with translation MASSTVTPPPPAALPPQAPPPPPRRSFAGPVVLITLGIIFLLGNMGLLGWHNIGLLFAKYWPLLLILWGVIKLFEYWHAQREGYRPAGIGVGGVFLIIFVIILGSAATGVWKYGGALGDREWEIDGEPICFGICNKYTYTGTQEHDFPANSSLRVVNERGDVKLTVSNDNKLHVVTNTTAIASSQGEGDQMNQARTPKITVEGSVVIVDSTGTGGVQNANRARVNLEIQVPRKAGADIMTLRGDVRVIGRDGDVKAETKRGDIQVEDVNGKAEIHARRSDVTASKVTGDVSVEGSINDCTVSDVGGQVELRGDYYGSIQVSRAAKPVRFQSSRTDLEIGRLDGTMTMESGDVRVTSLGGPVTLRSRSKEVHFESFSGDLTLDTTNGEVEVRVTKMPVGNIDITNRNGPIRLSLPEKGAFTADVSTRNGEVQTDFSEIKIDTQRDTTHGSGRVGGGNANVRLRTEHGDIEIRKIATP
- a CDS encoding alkaline phosphatase family protein, with protein sequence MSFNRRDFLKIAGTTGAAIVGNGCRGLTNGGDGNGNGGGGTPPPPPPGGGDINAVEHIIFTMQENRSFDHYFGRLPQYRQAKGIPGTVDGLPEGASNPSYDKSTTIPSHHIETDRHENLSPGWRESHRCWNRQDPESPTATLDGFVFSAANYSRNTTEPACDFEGVRAMGYYDERDLPYYYRLASEFAMSDRYFSSVLTATQPNRMYLLSGSSHGYIRPLSSANGDKPIQAPAIFDVLEEKGISWKIYMVNKSDPGEFSYYALFQGYYNKGGRNNPKIVDAEEFFTDAASGNLPQVAMFESGVGSGLDEHPRNDIQKGVAMMRRFFNAVMKSPAWGKSVTFFNYDEGGGFFDHVAPPSAPKPDNIEPFLGPDDPAGSFDRYGYRVPFVAVSPFARKNYVSHTTADHTSILKFIERRFGLPALTSRDAAAHDLLDMFDFAGAPWATPPDLSGVPVPTDDQNICNV
- a CDS encoding anti-sigma factor, with amino-acid sequence MTETGHKPMNCAEFDGLLAEAIDGLLSPAEMARMAGHAAGCPLCAPAMVLAQEGRSLLRGLPELEPPAYLVQKILNVTSEVAPRTVEEKAAREWSWSLRPMFAALMTPRFGMSFAMAFFSIMLVLNVAGVQLSDVKNLDLRPSAVKSNVVKGYYETTGRVTRYYENLRFVYQVQSTLRDLRNATNSQDEQPQPQPDQKQQQQKQPQGPGSDTSEQNRENNDKREKNERYSLERPAIQLAEARPQIVFDADRSEA